Sequence from the Hamadaea flava genome:
TCACCTTCCGCACGCCGGCCGAGGCGATCGAGAAGGCCAACAACACGCCGTACGGGCTGTCGGCCGGGATCTGGACCGAGAAGGGCTCCCGCATCCTCGCCGTCGCGGATCAGCTGCGCGCCGGGGTCGTGTGGGCCAACACGTTCAACAAGTTCGACCCGACGTCGCCGTTCGGCGGCTACAAGGAGTCCGGTTACGGTCGCGAAGGCGGCCGGCACGGCCTGGAGGCGTACCTTGCCCACTAGAGACAGCGCCACCAAGGACAGCGCGAGGCTGGCGGTCCGAAAGACCTACAAGCTGTTCATCGGGGGCGCGTTCCCGCGCAGCGAGTCAGGCCGCAGCTACGTCGTCACCGACGCGAAGGGGCAGTTCGTGGCCAACGCCTCCCAGGCGTCCCGCAAGGACGCGCGCGACGCCGTACTGGCCGCTCGGGGCGCTGTCGCTAAGTGGTCCGGCGCGACGGCGTACAACCGGGGTCAGATCCTGTATCGCGTGGCCGAGATGCTGGAGGGGCGCCGCGATCAGTTCGTGGCGGAGCTGCGAACTTTCGGCCTCGCCGCGAGCGCGGCCACCGCGGAGGTCGAGTCCGCGATCGATCGCTGGGTCTGGTACGCGGGCTGGAGCGACAAGGTCGCGCAGGTCGTGGGCGGGGCGAACCCGGTGGCCGGGCCGTTCTTCAACATCTCCGCCCCGGAGCCGACGGGCGTGGTCGCGATCGTGGCGCCACGCGAGCCCGCCCTGCTGGGGCTGGTCAGCGTGGTGGCGCCGGCGATCGTGACGGGCAACACGGTGGTGGTGGTCGCGAGCGAGCCGCGGCCGACGCCCGCGATCACGCTGGCCGAGGTACTGGCCACATCGGACTTGCCGGGCGGCGTGGTGAACATCCTCACCGGCTCGCCGGCCGAGATCGCGCCGTGGCTGGCGTCGCACTCCGACGTCAACGGCCTGGACCTGGCCGGGATCGAGGACGCGGAGCTGGCCAAGGATCTGGAGATCGCGGCGGCCGACACGCTCAAACGCCTGGTACGCCCGGCCGCGGTGGACTGGTCGGCCGATCCGGGCCTGAGCCGCATGACGCCGTTCCTGGAGACCAAGACGGTCTGGCATCCCAAGAGCTTCGAGGGCGCGAAGGGTACCGCCTACTAGCGCGAGAAGACCACCTAGGGGATGTGATTTGGGGGACGCCTCGGGGGGATTCCCGATCCGTGGGAGAAACCTCGGAAGTAGCTTGATCCCGTGACTGTCCTGGAGATCGCGCGGTTGCAGTTCGCGACCACCACCATCATCCATTTCCTGTTCGTCCTGCTGACGCTGGGACTGGTGACGCTGTTGGTCGTCCTGCAGACGACCTGGGCGATCACGAAGAAGCCGATGTACGAGCGGCAGACCCGCTTCTGGGGCCGGCTCTACGTGATCAACTACTTCCTCGGGATCGCCACCGGCGTGGTCCTGGAGTTGCAGTTCGGGACGAGC
This genomic interval carries:
- a CDS encoding aldehyde dehydrogenase family protein translates to MPTRDSATKDSARLAVRKTYKLFIGGAFPRSESGRSYVVTDAKGQFVANASQASRKDARDAVLAARGAVAKWSGATAYNRGQILYRVAEMLEGRRDQFVAELRTFGLAASAATAEVESAIDRWVWYAGWSDKVAQVVGGANPVAGPFFNISAPEPTGVVAIVAPREPALLGLVSVVAPAIVTGNTVVVVASEPRPTPAITLAEVLATSDLPGGVVNILTGSPAEIAPWLASHSDVNGLDLAGIEDAELAKDLEIAAADTLKRLVRPAAVDWSADPGLSRMTPFLETKTVWHPKSFEGAKGTAY